TGACTAATGAATTGATTTCAGATACTTGTGAAGAGTTGCTGTCGCCATGGGTGAATCATTCACTATACAGATCAGCAGCAATTTAGTCAAACAACTTGCTGATGATGGTGAAAAGCTGAAGAAAAAAACAAGGAAGCCAAAAACAAAGACACAAAGAGAGAACAAATCAGCGCAGGCTAATGTGCATCAGAAGCCAATCTCTAGTGATCCTGACGTAGTGAAGGGGCCTGCTGCTACAGGATGGCCTGTTCAGCCTCCTTTATTCATGCCAGTCCCGCCTCAACCTCAACCTGCAATCACAGAATTAGATGCTATTCGATCTGTCCTAAAAGAGAGTGAGAAGGTTTTGGAGAGGTTGCAGAAACAGGAGGAAAATATGTTGCAAGAAGTGACACAGAAGGCGAAGGATCTACACGATAAGGAGTTCAAGCTTCCGAATCAAAAGCCTATCCCCTGCTTGGATGAGAGAGATGCTTGTGTGAAATGCTACAAGGAACACGAAAAGGATCCCCTAAATTGTGCTAATGTGGTTCAAAATTTTGCAGAATGTGCTCGCAGAGTTAAGAAGCAAGTCGGCTTGGTGGATAAGTAGATTTAACTCACAAATGATATTTTACAAGTTGGTTACCAGTTCAGGGTCACTCCCAACTTCACTTggtggaaataagaaaaagaactCTAAATTGTTTTAACCATGTAGACTTGAAGAAGCTTATGGTTTTTGCTTTTTGTCCTCTTTCATGGCTTCTAAATTGTGGATGCAATGATTTTGTGGCACTTGCCATTTGCCAAAACGAAATTTTCCAAAACAGGTATTGCTGGTGGTTTGACCGGAGAAAACCATAAATATGGTAAATGATGGACTTGTTACTTTCTTTCTTTATCCTAAaatctttgttttattttctctTAGGGTTCTACTGGTCTAGTGGCATGAGCGTTATCCGTGGTGTGTACGTTAAGCGCATGTTATGGGGTTAAACCCGGTCATTGACTATATTTAAGTGGAGAAAGATAGAGGTACCTTGCTTGTGCTTCTAGCCCTGGTGAACTTTTCAGTGAGAAAAAAGGGGATCTTTAGACAAGTAGATGGTTGAAATCACTATTTACTTTTCTTGTCTAGTTTATATTTGATTACATACATgcttatacatatattatacatgaattatataaattatatatttatcggttatttttaatttaagcgaTTGGGTGGGTAGCTACTTATTTTTATATATCAGCAAAAATATTTCATTTATAATTATAACTAGTAAATTTGTTCGCGCTTCGCGTAGTCGCTAAGACATACTAAATAATTTTATAAATGATTTGCTggtttataacaaatttaaacTGCAGCTATTCTTGTGACAAAAAAAAACACCTAAAATAACATACATCTTGGTTAATTCATTAATTTGCTTTGGTTAGCATAATAACATGCACAAAAGTGAAAATGAAATATGTTTAAATGTATAATGTTTTTCAATTATTCAATTGTCCTACACAAAAGAGATGGATAAAAATATGCAATTAATTCTCCTAAAGTCTTAATATAGATAAACTCATGGACTACCTTTTATACTAAGAACTTGTGAAGTAGtgaaaagaaaaatctgaaattttcttCTTTTGGCATGTTCATAAGCAAGAAAATATTTCTGCATTTACTGTATCCTCTGGCAAAGCTGCAAGTGATTGCAACCAAAGTATGAAAGTAGCATAAATActtttttaattttaatattgtaaaAAGTCATGAAGGCAAAATATCCAAAAGCTTGACACCTTTCTTTTCACATAGAAAAATCAATACTTGTTTTGTGTAAACTATAGCATCTACCCGAAGCACGCGTCAAATTAACTTGTCATGTATATATTTTGCATCCATAATTTCAAACAAACATTCAAAAGACTATGTATAATAATGATGTATCATACATACATTTAAAAGATATAAACCTCATAAAGGCAGAAATATGGTTTACCCCTGAAACTTAGCACGAATAACCTTTTACACATCCAACCTTTTCAAAATGTATCTAAGACAAATGAAATATTATGTGGAGCAATTTACtgcattaaattaaataatttgctCGATTTTACGAATAAGCTGGATCCTCTGATTACAGATAGACAAAAGAATTACACAAAAACGAAGAAGAATAAAACCCAATATCATAGTAATTTACTGCATCAGATTAAACAATTTTCTCCATTTCCCTCTCATTGGTTATAatctgtttggccaagcttcttttgaggcaaaaatacttttttttctaaaatgaaggtgtttggccaagcttttaaaaggaaaaaaagtaattgcgaggagaagcagaagcagtttttgagaagcagaaaaaatagtttatttccgaaaggattttttaaaaaaatacttttgagaaaaatacatttaGGAGCACTTTTTAAAACTTAAGCCAAACAATAATTGctactcaaaagtacttttcaaattaaatagtcaaacacaaactgcttctcaccaaaagtattttttttaaaagcacttctaaaaataagttgattttagaagcttggccaaataggctattaGTCCGAGAGAGTTACAGCACCAGCAGCTTCATCATTCGACTCATATAAACTGTCAACGGATATTCGATCTGATTGCATACGAAGCCTGGCTAGACATCTTCTGCATTAAACAAAGGATGAGGAGACTACCCAAAAAATTAATGCACATTCAACTATCTACCAATAAGGGAATCTTGTTGAAacccaaaaaaataataaaaaattctaAGCGTTTGAGTTGAAACAGTTTTCAATAAATCGTTGTCTAAAAGCATATCCCTCCTCATTGCCTTCACAGTTCTTCATTGCCGTTGTTACTCTTCATTGGTCTCTACTCTCTTCTATTACAACAATTATATGGAAAGAAAAAAGAGCAAAGCAatgagaagagaagaagaaaaaacagcGAAGAGAGAGAATGTTACCAAGTATCGAGTTCCATGTTTCAGTTAGAAGGTAGTGACTTATACAATGCATTTGATGGGATTTTCTCTGATTTTAGCTTGAGGGGAAATTTGTTTTGACTGATTTTTTACGGTGAAGAGAGAATCCCAAAGTCACCAGATTTTCTTTAATCCTTCTTTAATGCATCATTCAATGCAATCTGAAAATTGAAATTGGGAAGTTATTCTCAATTAAAACAACCCCTCATTTGTCTTTGTAACTCTTCAGAAAAAGGCAGTTacggaagaaagaaaaagaagagcaTAAATTTGCAACTCTTCGTAAATAAGGAGTTAttgagaaataagaaaagagcaacaatagaaaaaattcaaaaaatatgagaaaaaagataaatagctTTCTTGGCTTATTAGATGTGCCACATCAACTCTTTCATTCCCagctttatatttatatatagatgCTTTACTACATAAGTAGCAATACATATTTAAATCGAAAAGCagctatatataaaaaataataggaAGAGAGGAAGGTAGAGGAGCAACAGAAGATTAACTACAAAATACAAGTTTCTATCTGAATTTATATAAACAACGACTATAAATAAATCCTAACCTGCAAACCGAGCTGTTTACCATTTGAACTAACTGAGTTCTAAAATAAACCGAATCTGCAAACACATGGCAACATACTTTAATTTGTAAAAGTAAACATTTGATAACCTTAGTTTATTTAAAACACATAGTTAGAATGAAATGGACTTGCATACAGAGAAAATGAT
The Nicotiana sylvestris chromosome 11, ASM39365v2, whole genome shotgun sequence DNA segment above includes these coding regions:
- the LOC104245473 gene encoding uncharacterized protein is translated as MGESFTIQISSNLVKQLADDGEKLKKKTRKPKTKTQRENKSAQANVHQKPISSDPDVVKGPAATGWPVQPPLFMPVPPQPQPAITELDAIRSVLKESEKVLERLQKQEENMLQEVTQKAKDLHDKEFKLPNQKPIPCLDERDACVKCYKEHEKDPLNCANVVQNFAECARRVKKQVGLVDK